A stretch of the Flavobacterium aquiphilum genome encodes the following:
- a CDS encoding REP-associated tyrosine transposase, with translation MKEGYVIRDQTKAHFITATVVDWIDVFSRKNYRDTVIECLNFCVQNKGMIVYGYVIMSNHVHLVVQSSEGKLSDLLRDFKKFTANTILRKIQNEPESRREWMLERFKLATESHSRNKNYQLWQYGNHAEEIYTAKFMWSKLDYIHMNPVRAGIVERASDYIYSSASNYVDDNGLVQIEKMDNPIVDVLKSWSFTKYNQY, from the coding sequence ATTAAAGAAGGTTACGTAATTAGAGATCAAACAAAAGCTCATTTTATAACTGCCACCGTTGTAGATTGGATTGATGTTTTTTCAAGAAAAAACTATAGAGATACAGTAATAGAGTGCCTAAATTTCTGTGTACAAAATAAGGGCATGATTGTATATGGCTATGTTATTATGAGTAATCATGTTCACTTAGTAGTACAGTCCAGTGAAGGAAAATTATCGGATTTATTGCGTGATTTTAAAAAATTTACAGCAAATACCATTTTGAGAAAAATTCAAAACGAACCAGAAAGCAGACGCGAATGGATGTTAGAGCGATTTAAACTAGCAACCGAAAGTCATTCTCGAAACAAAAATTATCAATTGTGGCAATATGGCAATCATGCAGAAGAAATTTATACTGCTAAGTTTATGTGGTCAAAATTAGACTATATCCATATGAATCCAGTTCGGGCAGGAATTGTAGAAAGAGCTTCTGATTATATTTATTCGAGTGCTAGTAATTACGTAGATGATAATGGTTTAGTTCAGATAGAAAAAATGGATAATCCAATAGTCGATGTTTTGAAGTCATGGTCATTCACAAAATACAATCAATATTAG
- a CDS encoding efflux RND transporter periplasmic adaptor subunit, protein MKIRNLVYALLVIGFGGFIAYRITSNSAKNGDKKDKDGKDKPTTVTGVLVHPKTFNNNLSLSGSIEANEQIEIHSEVSGIVEGIYFQEGSNVSKGQILFKVNDIELRAQLAQAATKESLAAENERRAKLLLQKEAISQEEYDIARTDYKSAQAQTQLIKAQISKTSVRAPFSGKIGLRAISPGTYITPSVLVAKLVNISKLKITFSIPEKYASQVKTNTNLTFTVEGSTEQFTAKVYAIEPEVAVATRTLQVRAITENSQGKLLPGTFANVALPLSIIKDAIVVPTEAIIPIQDGKKVFIAKNGMAKEVKVETATRTDASVLVLSGLKAGDTLLTSGVMALKDSTKVKVILNMKK, encoded by the coding sequence ATGAAAATAAGAAATCTTGTTTATGCCTTATTAGTTATAGGGTTTGGTGGATTTATAGCCTACAGAATTACTTCGAACAGCGCAAAAAATGGTGATAAAAAAGACAAAGACGGGAAAGATAAGCCAACGACCGTAACAGGCGTTTTGGTGCATCCTAAAACTTTCAACAATAATTTGTCGCTTTCTGGGTCTATTGAGGCCAACGAGCAAATTGAAATCCATTCGGAAGTTTCGGGGATTGTCGAGGGGATTTATTTTCAGGAAGGAAGCAATGTTTCAAAAGGACAAATACTTTTCAAAGTCAACGATATTGAATTAAGGGCACAACTAGCCCAAGCAGCAACCAAAGAAAGTTTGGCCGCCGAAAATGAAAGAAGGGCAAAATTGTTGTTGCAAAAAGAAGCCATCAGTCAAGAGGAATATGATATTGCCAGAACCGATTACAAATCTGCTCAGGCGCAAACGCAATTAATCAAAGCTCAAATTTCTAAAACATCGGTTCGTGCCCCTTTTTCGGGAAAAATTGGTTTGCGGGCCATTTCGCCAGGTACCTATATCACACCAAGTGTTTTGGTTGCGAAATTGGTCAACATCAGTAAACTGAAAATCACTTTTTCGATTCCGGAGAAATACGCATCACAAGTAAAAACAAATACTAACTTGACTTTTACAGTTGAAGGTTCTACAGAACAATTTACCGCCAAAGTGTATGCCATTGAACCTGAAGTTGCAGTGGCCACCCGTACATTACAAGTAAGAGCAATAACCGAAAACAGTCAGGGAAAATTATTACCGGGGACTTTTGCGAATGTCGCTTTGCCTTTGAGCATTATAAAAGACGCTATAGTTGTGCCTACAGAAGCGATTATTCCGATTCAGGATGGTAAAAAGGTTTTTATTGCTAAAAACGGAATGGCCAAGGAAGTTAAGGTTGAAACCGCTACGCGAACAGACGCATCTGTATTAGTTCTTTCAGGCTTAAAAGCAGGTGATACTTTGTTGACCAGCGGTGTGATGGCCTTGAAAGATTCTACTAAGGTTAAGGTGATTTTAAATATGAAAAAATAG